One Erinaceus europaeus chromosome 5, mEriEur2.1, whole genome shotgun sequence genomic window carries:
- the LOC103109779 gene encoding granzyme A-like has product MSIPENTCTHMGMREAMKTSFHFSFPVAMLLLISGVFPESCDGILGGNIVKPHEKPYMALIKGLKICAGALIQENWVLTAAHCDLKGTPQVILGAHSTTHKEKSDQVFAIEKAIPYPCYDPHTFEGDLQLLLLKGKAKINKAVRLLPLPKSHDDVKPKTNCQVAGWGGTKSNSCDFSNILREVNVTVIDRRTCNDAKHYDFQPIVGNSMICAGGRNGEDDSCEGDSGSPLICDMEFRGVTSFGKCGNSQKPGVYILLTNKYVNWIKKTIAGAI; this is encoded by the exons ATTTCTCCTTCCCTGTTGCAATGCTTCTCCTGATTTCTGGAG tttttccagaatcctgtgaTGGAATTCTAGGAGGAAATATAGTAAAGCCTCATGAAAAACCCTACATGGCCCTAATTAAAGGGCTGAAAATTTGTGCAGGTGCTTTGATCCAAGAAAACTGGGTACTGACAGCTGCTCACTGTGACTT GAAGGGCACACCTCAAGTTATTCTTGGAGCCCACTCTACAACCCATAAAGAGAAATCTGACCAAGTGTTTGCCATTGAAAAGGCGATTCCCTACCCGTGCTATGATCCACATACATTCGAAGGAGATCTTCAACTTCTTCTG cTGAAgggtaaagcaaaaataaacaaagctgTAAGATTACTTCCGCTGCCCAAGTCACACGATGATGTCAAGCCCAAAACCAATTGTCAGGTAGCAGGATGGGGAGGCACCAAGAGCAACTCGTGTGACTTTTCAAATATCTTGAGAGAAGTCAATGTCACGGTGATAGACAGAAGAACCTGCAATGATGCAAAGCACTATGATTTTCAGCCAATTGTGGGTAACAGCATGATCTgtgctggtggtaggaatggtgaagATGACTCATGTGAA GGGGATTCTGGAAGTCCTCTGATATGTGATATGGAGTTCAGAGGTGTCACTTCCTTTGGGAAGTGTGGTAACTCCCAGAAGCCTGGTGTCTACATTCTCCTTACAAACAAATATGTCAACTGGATAAAGAAAACCATTGCAGGAGCCATCTGA